One genomic segment of Brevibacillus laterosporus LMG 15441 includes these proteins:
- a CDS encoding glucose-6-phosphate isomerase: protein MTKAIRFSYDKALPFVSEHEMKHLEAAVGLAHQQLHEGTGAGSDYLGWVDLPDTYDKEEYARIKAAAEKIKADSDVLLVIGIGGSYLGAKAVIDVLGHTFYNSLTKEQRKAPEIYFVGNNISPVYLTHLMQVIEGKEVSVNIISKSGTTTEPAIAFRIFREFMEKKYGKEEARKRIYATTDKARGALKQVANEEGYESFVIPDNVGGRFSVLTAVGLLPIAVSGADIDALMSGAQTARQRYMNPALEENECYQYAAIRNCLLRKGKQIEMLVSYEPQFHYFNEWWKQLFGESEGKDGRGIFPAAADFSADLHSMGQFIQDGSRNLFETVLSVAQPATDVEIMQDAANLDGLNFLSGKGMDFVNKKAMEGTMLAHMDGGVPNLVVELPELSAYHIGELLYFFEKACGISGYLLGVNPFDQPGVEAYKANMFALLGKPGFEKQKAELEARLKGQ from the coding sequence GTGACAAAAGCGATCCGTTTTAGTTATGACAAAGCATTGCCATTCGTTTCCGAGCATGAAATGAAGCATTTAGAAGCGGCTGTAGGGCTAGCGCATCAACAATTACATGAGGGTACAGGTGCAGGTAGCGATTATCTAGGCTGGGTAGACCTACCGGATACATACGATAAAGAAGAATACGCACGTATTAAAGCGGCGGCAGAAAAAATCAAAGCTGATTCTGATGTATTGCTCGTTATTGGTATCGGAGGCTCCTATCTTGGAGCTAAGGCAGTAATTGATGTACTAGGGCATACATTCTATAACTCTTTAACAAAAGAACAGCGCAAAGCACCTGAGATTTATTTCGTGGGTAATAATATTAGCCCTGTCTATTTGACTCACCTTATGCAGGTTATTGAAGGCAAGGAGGTTTCGGTCAACATTATTTCTAAATCCGGAACCACTACAGAGCCAGCTATCGCTTTCCGTATTTTCCGTGAGTTCATGGAGAAAAAGTATGGCAAGGAAGAAGCGCGTAAACGCATTTACGCAACAACAGATAAAGCGCGCGGGGCTTTGAAGCAAGTAGCGAACGAAGAAGGTTATGAGAGCTTCGTTATTCCAGATAATGTTGGTGGACGCTTCTCTGTTTTAACAGCAGTAGGATTGTTGCCTATCGCTGTATCAGGTGCAGATATCGATGCCTTGATGAGTGGGGCACAGACGGCTCGTCAGCGCTATATGAATCCAGCTCTTGAAGAAAATGAATGCTATCAATATGCTGCTATCCGCAATTGCTTATTACGCAAAGGGAAGCAAATTGAGATGCTAGTAAGCTACGAACCTCAATTCCATTATTTCAATGAATGGTGGAAGCAGTTGTTTGGAGAGTCTGAAGGCAAGGATGGTCGCGGAATCTTCCCGGCTGCTGCTGATTTCTCTGCTGACCTTCATTCTATGGGGCAATTTATTCAAGACGGCTCGCGCAATTTGTTTGAAACGGTGCTTTCCGTTGCACAACCAGCTACTGACGTTGAAATCATGCAGGATGCCGCTAATTTAGATGGCTTGAACTTCCTTAGTGGAAAAGGCATGGATTTTGTTAACAAAAAGGCAATGGAAGGCACGATGTTAGCGCACATGGACGGCGGCGTTCCTAACCTTGTAGTTGAATTGCCTGAGCTATCAGCGTATCATATTGGTGAGCTTCTTTATTTCTTTGAAAAAGCATGCGGCATCAGCGGTTATCTGCTAGGTGTGAATCCATTTGATCAGCCTGGCGTAGAGGCTTATAAAGCGAACATGTTCGCACTTCTTGGTAAGCCAGGTTTTGAAAAGCAGAAGGCTGAGCTGGAGGCCCGCTTAAAAGGACAGTAA
- the sspK gene encoding small acid-soluble spore protein K — protein MVRNKSKDFGKTADIQGPKSRSEAVRSNGSINAEPQERMKENR, from the coding sequence ATGGTGCGAAACAAATCAAAGGACTTCGGAAAAACCGCAGATATACAAGGTCCAAAATCACGATCCGAGGCTGTGCGCTCTAATGGTTCAATTAATGCTGAGCCCCAAGAACGGATGAAAGAAAACCGCTAA
- a CDS encoding efflux RND transporter periplasmic adaptor subunit, whose protein sequence is MKKRWWGVIAAGVLVAGAYGYLKLTAVDATGLPVSVIPVVKGSIENKVMASGMVKAKQEVTLFSPNNGTLLQFNVQEGDKVTANQVIARIDVTDLSSEMASIDAQIASQHAELNRVKSGKEPETIAQQEERVRQEKEKVDSAEKEYNRTKQLVEAGASPATDLDKAKDSLSQAQSSLKMSQSELALNKKGPKSTDIASVQAQINQLQVKKAELAKQSSQSTVVAPFSGTVLKVDAKNGQAVTKGTEIITMGDVTKLQVVADINESDVKEIQLGQKALVSGTSMGKEKAAATVTRISPLATKIQKGETTGKTKVNVTLELDQAVSVLKPGFNVDVDIMITNKNNILVVPFQAVVNDPSGSFVWVVENGLAKKRPVQTGTESDLNVEITSGLNEGDSVISSPSADLMEGMPVMAMEAGVPGAV, encoded by the coding sequence ATGAAGAAACGTTGGTGGGGTGTTATTGCAGCTGGAGTACTAGTCGCCGGCGCCTATGGTTATTTGAAATTGACCGCTGTCGACGCAACAGGCCTTCCTGTTTCCGTCATTCCTGTTGTAAAAGGAAGCATTGAAAACAAAGTAATGGCATCAGGAATGGTTAAAGCAAAGCAAGAGGTTACGCTTTTCTCCCCAAATAATGGGACCTTGCTGCAATTTAACGTACAAGAAGGGGACAAGGTTACAGCAAATCAAGTCATTGCTCGTATAGATGTTACCGATCTATCAAGCGAAATGGCATCCATTGATGCGCAAATCGCTTCGCAGCATGCTGAACTAAATCGTGTTAAATCAGGCAAAGAACCTGAAACGATTGCCCAACAGGAAGAACGCGTTCGTCAAGAGAAAGAAAAGGTTGACTCTGCCGAGAAGGAATACAACCGTACCAAACAATTGGTAGAGGCTGGTGCTTCTCCTGCCACTGATTTGGACAAGGCTAAGGACTCATTATCCCAAGCGCAATCATCTCTTAAAATGTCCCAGAGCGAATTAGCCCTCAATAAAAAAGGTCCAAAAAGCACAGATATTGCTTCCGTTCAAGCACAGATTAACCAGCTACAGGTAAAAAAAGCGGAGCTAGCGAAGCAAAGCTCTCAATCCACCGTGGTGGCTCCTTTCTCCGGTACCGTTTTAAAGGTGGATGCTAAGAATGGTCAAGCCGTGACGAAGGGTACAGAAATCATTACGATGGGTGATGTGACAAAATTACAAGTAGTAGCAGATATTAACGAATCAGATGTAAAAGAGATTCAATTGGGACAAAAAGCACTTGTAAGCGGCACTTCTATGGGCAAAGAAAAAGCAGCAGCTACAGTAACCCGTATTTCGCCGCTGGCTACAAAGATTCAAAAAGGGGAAACGACAGGAAAAACAAAAGTGAATGTTACATTGGAATTGGATCAGGCTGTCTCTGTACTAAAACCTGGCTTTAATGTCGATGTCGATATTATGATCACCAATAAAAACAACATTCTTGTTGTCCCTTTCCAAGCGGTTGTGAATGATCCAAGCGGTTCCTTTGTCTGGGTTGTAGAAAACGGTCTGGCGAAAAAACGTCCCGTACAAACCGGTACAGAAAGTGACTTGAATGTAGAAATCACAAGCGGTCTAAATGAAGGAGACAGTGTCATTAGCAGCCCTTCCGCTGATTTGATGGAAGGCATGCCTGTAATGGCAATGGAAGCAGGCGTACCTGGAGCAGTATAA
- a CDS encoding iron-sulfur cluster biosynthesis family protein, with protein MKLQLTITPEFSKAYQKYAGFIPGETIRLYVRTSGPGTGGLFYAVEKDQLQSDDALYEVAGLRFVIRPSDFWYFDGGTLSYDEQLGEYGFMFTNPGLQP; from the coding sequence ATGAAACTTCAATTAACAATAACGCCTGAATTTTCAAAGGCATATCAAAAATATGCTGGGTTTATCCCTGGTGAAACCATTCGTCTGTATGTTAGAACCTCTGGACCAGGTACTGGGGGGTTGTTTTATGCTGTAGAAAAGGATCAGCTTCAATCCGATGATGCCCTCTATGAAGTAGCAGGTCTGCGCTTCGTGATTCGCCCCAGTGATTTTTGGTATTTTGATGGAGGCACTTTATCATATGATGAGCAGTTAGGAGAATACGGCTTTATGTTTACGAATCCGGGTTTGCAACCTTAG
- a CDS encoding ABC transporter permease — protein sequence MNLIESFRIAIDGIWSNKLRSILTMLGIIIGIASVIAIMTMGKGGKEMMTSQFGNVADAKFTAMISWETEEPVKDDDLTIDDAVTLERINPYIQNVMAQIYGGGTIKDKKKDISAQVYGTTGNFLEVNSSYKIEKGRFYTRDDDKEQRDVVVLDKGLADKLFPQGNAVGNRIYMSDASFVVIGVLKNDMQGFMGGGMQDLVYMPARTYLNHNEKATVNMFHIQAKSNATIQAAMDFTKQYLNRVHKHTDHYMVKNSADDLKEITKMLDMLTMVFSVIAGISLLVGGIGVMNIMLVSVTERTREIGIRKALGAKKRDILTQFLIESIIVCLIGGGVGVGLGLGLASIIISFAGMPPVTSWDSILIAFGFSSAIGIFFGIYPANKAAKLDPIEALRYE from the coding sequence ATGAACCTCATCGAAAGCTTTCGCATTGCTATAGATGGTATTTGGTCCAATAAATTGCGCTCCATTTTAACCATGCTAGGAATTATTATCGGCATCGCTTCCGTCATTGCCATTATGACAATGGGTAAGGGCGGAAAAGAAATGATGACAAGTCAATTCGGAAATGTAGCCGATGCTAAGTTTACCGCGATGATAAGCTGGGAGACCGAAGAACCTGTCAAGGATGATGATTTGACCATCGATGATGCCGTTACCCTGGAAAGAATTAATCCTTACATTCAAAATGTTATGGCTCAAATCTACGGTGGCGGAACCATCAAGGATAAGAAAAAGGATATCAGTGCTCAAGTATATGGGACAACGGGTAACTTTTTAGAGGTAAATTCGAGCTATAAGATTGAGAAGGGTCGTTTTTACACCAGAGATGACGATAAAGAACAGCGAGATGTTGTGGTATTAGACAAGGGCTTAGCAGATAAATTGTTTCCGCAGGGAAATGCTGTAGGAAATCGGATTTACATGTCAGATGCCTCCTTTGTGGTCATTGGGGTTCTAAAAAATGATATGCAGGGCTTTATGGGCGGCGGCATGCAGGATCTGGTGTACATGCCGGCACGAACCTATTTGAACCATAACGAAAAAGCAACGGTAAACATGTTCCATATTCAAGCAAAATCAAATGCTACGATTCAAGCCGCGATGGACTTTACCAAGCAATATCTAAATCGTGTACATAAGCATACCGATCATTACATGGTAAAAAACAGCGCCGATGATCTAAAAGAGATCACGAAGATGCTTGACATGCTTACGATGGTCTTCTCGGTTATCGCCGGAATTTCTCTTTTAGTGGGCGGTATCGGGGTAATGAACATCATGCTCGTCTCCGTAACGGAGCGCACACGCGAAATCGGGATTCGAAAAGCCCTAGGTGCCAAAAAACGGGATATCCTGACCCAATTTTTGATCGAATCCATTATTGTCTGCTTAATTGGTGGTGGTGTAGGGGTCGGTCTTGGACTTGGGTTAGCTTCGATTATTATCTCATTTGCAGGCATGCCTCCTGTTACATCCTGGGATAGTATTCTGATCGCATTTGGCTTCTCTAGTGCAATCGGGATCTTCTTTGGAATCTATCCGGCAAACAAAGCAGCCAAGCTTGATCCAATTGAAGCATTGCGTTACGAATAA
- a CDS encoding YugN family protein, translating to MKQIASQIEGKQATYGDLMETLGKEGFTLSNWEYRSGFLDRKLDDKGMVFLRLPVQVVSGELDQPQAVLRFEQPFVLKHIYQTGSDDDTDYAAASVVSSMFNQFQEPINKDADIESTYIVQAEELLNRLEQTIFAGE from the coding sequence ATGAAACAAATAGCAAGTCAAATTGAAGGGAAACAAGCGACATACGGTGATCTTATGGAGACGTTGGGGAAAGAAGGCTTTACTTTGTCCAATTGGGAATATAGAAGTGGCTTTTTGGATCGCAAGCTCGATGATAAAGGCATGGTGTTCTTACGTTTACCTGTACAGGTAGTGAGCGGCGAGCTAGATCAGCCTCAAGCTGTTTTACGCTTTGAACAACCATTTGTCCTGAAGCATATCTACCAAACCGGCTCTGATGATGATACTGATTACGCAGCCGCTTCGGTCGTTTCTTCTATGTTTAATCAGTTTCAAGAACCCATTAATAAAGATGCGGATATAGAATCGACATACATAGTACAGGCTGAAGAACTGTTGAATAGATTAGAACAGACGATATTTGCGGGAGAATGA
- a CDS encoding glycosyl hydrolase family 18 protein, which produces MKRILLTLSLLSITLGGSQLEAATGSNVSAAPKVTATQKVVSYYAENYPGDLAAYTSLHHYQDRISDVAFFNYNATKEGNLVGVLPKTALQLTKDTKKGSFLVITNHGKKLFDKEIVHSILANKDYKARFIQQVLTTVQQNQLSGANLDFENVPAEDRQAYSSFVGSLADQLHAIKKQLIVSVPAKTNDDPAIFWVYGFDLKALGAKADYLQLMTYDEHGTWSEEGPVASYNWVEDVIRYSVSQVPAYKLLMGIPSYGYEWSTEKKRAISFRNIPAIIKENQAVPAWHDTYKSPYLHYMKNGVWHTLWYENEYSIAAKRSLALKYKLAGFAVWRLGYENDTFWTALLPKS; this is translated from the coding sequence GTGAAACGAATCTTGCTAACACTATCGCTACTTTCAATTACACTCGGAGGAAGCCAGCTAGAAGCAGCCACTGGCTCAAATGTATCGGCAGCTCCAAAGGTAACGGCTACACAAAAGGTAGTTAGCTATTATGCCGAAAATTATCCAGGTGATTTAGCCGCCTATACCTCCCTGCATCATTACCAGGATAGAATCTCTGACGTCGCCTTCTTTAATTACAATGCTACCAAGGAAGGCAATTTGGTAGGAGTCCTGCCTAAAACAGCGTTACAGTTAACGAAAGATACAAAAAAGGGCAGCTTTTTAGTCATTACGAATCATGGGAAAAAATTATTTGATAAGGAAATCGTCCATTCGATCCTGGCCAACAAGGATTATAAAGCGCGTTTTATCCAACAAGTCCTTACCACCGTACAGCAAAATCAATTATCAGGTGCTAATCTTGATTTTGAAAATGTTCCGGCCGAAGATCGTCAGGCCTATTCCTCGTTCGTTGGAAGCTTAGCAGACCAGCTTCATGCGATTAAAAAGCAATTAATCGTCTCTGTGCCTGCCAAAACAAACGATGACCCTGCTATCTTCTGGGTATATGGCTTTGATTTAAAAGCACTGGGTGCCAAGGCCGACTATCTTCAACTAATGACGTATGATGAGCATGGAACATGGTCAGAGGAAGGTCCAGTTGCCTCCTACAATTGGGTGGAGGATGTTATACGCTATAGCGTCTCTCAAGTACCAGCCTATAAGCTATTAATGGGTATTCCAAGCTATGGCTACGAGTGGAGTACCGAGAAAAAAAGGGCAATCAGCTTCCGTAATATACCTGCCATCATTAAGGAAAATCAAGCCGTTCCAGCATGGCATGATACATATAAATCGCCCTATCTGCACTATATGAAAAACGGCGTTTGGCATACCCTTTGGTATGAGAATGAATATAGTATCGCCGCTAAACGTAGCTTGGCTCTAAAGTACAAGCTGGCTGGCTTTGCCGTTTGGCGCCTCGGATATGAGAACGACACTTTTTGGACGGCGCTTCTTCCTAAGTCATAA
- a CDS encoding ABC transporter ATP-binding protein, with translation MLTVTDIRKTFMNGDSELPILKGVNFTVNKGEFVAIMGPSGSGKSTFMNMLGCLDRPSSGSYVLDGVEVTTLNENQQADLRNQKIGFVFQAFNLLPRISAIRNVELPMLYAGISASERKKRAEEALISVGLKERMEHKPPMMSGGQKQRVAIARSLVNRPAILLADEPTGNLDSRSTREVMAIFQELHAQGVTIILVTHELDTAQHAERIVVFKDGVIIKDEKVKERLFAVADENEVFAT, from the coding sequence ATGCTAACCGTTACTGATATTCGTAAGACCTTTATGAACGGTGATTCTGAGCTACCCATCCTAAAAGGAGTTAATTTTACCGTTAATAAAGGGGAATTCGTCGCAATCATGGGGCCCTCTGGTTCTGGTAAATCCACCTTTATGAACATGCTGGGTTGCTTGGATCGCCCCTCTTCCGGTTCTTATGTACTGGACGGAGTAGAGGTCACTACCTTAAACGAAAATCAACAAGCTGATCTTCGAAACCAAAAAATTGGGTTCGTCTTTCAGGCATTTAATCTATTGCCCCGTATTTCTGCGATTCGCAATGTAGAATTGCCTATGCTTTATGCAGGCATCTCGGCAAGCGAACGCAAAAAACGTGCAGAAGAAGCGCTCATTAGCGTAGGTCTAAAAGAGCGTATGGAACACAAGCCGCCTATGATGTCCGGCGGTCAAAAGCAACGTGTAGCCATCGCCCGTTCTCTCGTGAATCGCCCGGCGATTTTGCTAGCGGATGAACCAACGGGAAACCTGGACAGCCGTTCTACTAGAGAGGTTATGGCCATTTTCCAAGAATTGCACGCACAGGGAGTTACCATTATTCTGGTCACGCATGAATTGGATACCGCTCAGCACGCAGAACGTATTGTTGTCTTTAAAGATGGTGTCATTATAAAGGATGAAAAAGTAAAAGAACGACTCTTTGCTGTCGCAGATGAAAACGAGGTGTTCGCTACATGA
- a CDS encoding DUF3905 domain-containing protein produces MKSKPPADRNPLAVDQTLPHQINAPDFKQAHISMQAPFVNQYGIMIGDSAYNSADSPINNWSRDVDPAIMAGPEWVHPTNDIGWNTRENRELLEKQQLRKKKDMFTHLDKDVSYHTD; encoded by the coding sequence ATGAAAAGCAAGCCTCCAGCAGATAGGAATCCACTTGCTGTTGATCAAACACTGCCGCATCAAATCAATGCGCCTGACTTTAAGCAGGCACACATTAGCATGCAGGCTCCCTTTGTTAACCAATACGGGATTATGATTGGGGATAGCGCCTATAATTCCGCCGATTCTCCGATAAACAATTGGTCCCGCGATGTCGACCCTGCTATCATGGCTGGTCCAGAATGGGTACATCCCACCAATGACATTGGCTGGAATACCCGAGAAAACCGTGAGCTACTGGAAAAACAACAGCTTCGAAAGAAAAAGGACATGTTTACCCATTTGGATAAAGACGTAAGCTATCACACCGATTAA
- a CDS encoding excisionase family DNA-binding protein: MYLTVKETAAYLDMPEWFIREKIAERRIRAVHNGEDYFINKEQFTYHMEELERLKAFEEAEKFEPIPESYDYKDED; this comes from the coding sequence ATGTATTTAACTGTAAAGGAAACAGCTGCTTATCTGGATATGCCTGAATGGTTTATACGAGAAAAGATAGCGGAGAGACGTATCCGTGCCGTCCATAATGGTGAGGACTACTTTATTAATAAGGAGCAGTTTACTTATCATATGGAGGAGCTAGAGAGACTCAAGGCTTTTGAAGAGGCGGAAAAATTCGAGCCAATTCCCGAAAGCTATGATTACAAGGACGAAGATTAA
- a CDS encoding DUF3888 domain-containing protein, with product MKQWANRWQHMVIVAFTLLLFTVSTSSEIAWAQLPSPVPSDPIQGALILTMNPHVIKAITHYYGYPRAYDLSSAKVVGVSRLTNQPHSYEAVFQVKTYEGNHSPPFAIETIKLAVHPNGVQLTGYSHEGDEWEEKRKVEEQQVQKEFEDYFQIKLAGYQQIGYYQIAHQYRDEPDNALLLLNQELLSQKEAIQKQVYLLPMTFLGKRDGYILYKRPDGRQIVYFLLKELGTWKLDKMKHVPSKEVSKVSLAFV from the coding sequence ATGAAGCAATGGGCAAATAGATGGCAGCATATGGTGATAGTTGCTTTTACTTTGCTTCTGTTTACTGTATCTACCTCTTCAGAGATCGCATGGGCTCAACTACCATCTCCTGTACCTTCTGATCCGATACAAGGAGCTCTTATTTTGACGATGAATCCCCATGTAATCAAAGCAATCACTCACTACTATGGTTATCCACGAGCCTATGATCTATCCTCAGCCAAGGTGGTAGGTGTCTCTCGTCTAACCAATCAGCCTCATTCCTATGAAGCTGTTTTTCAGGTGAAAACCTATGAGGGAAATCATTCACCGCCTTTTGCAATTGAAACGATTAAGCTTGCAGTACACCCAAACGGGGTACAATTGACTGGATATTCTCATGAAGGCGACGAGTGGGAGGAAAAGCGCAAGGTGGAGGAGCAACAGGTACAAAAGGAATTTGAGGATTACTTTCAAATAAAACTGGCTGGCTATCAGCAAATCGGATATTACCAAATTGCTCACCAATATCGCGATGAGCCTGATAATGCCTTACTCTTGCTGAATCAGGAATTGCTTTCCCAAAAAGAAGCGATTCAAAAGCAAGTTTATCTATTGCCTATGACCTTTCTTGGTAAACGGGACGGCTACATCTTGTATAAGCGACCAGATGGGCGGCAGATCGTCTATTTCCTGCTTAAGGAGCTAGGGACCTGGAAGCTGGATAAGATGAAGCATGTACCTAGTAAGGAAGTGTCGAAAGTCAGCTTGGCATTCGTCTAG
- a CDS encoding NAD kinase yields the protein MKIATVLRNDDHTRQVDIRLREKLAASTSRSYRFLDANSQEKPDMVLSIGGDGTMLEAVHQYGFEPHYIGIHTGHLGFYADWHPDQLDEFAEALEQVDPLIAEYPTVSCQIRTKDGQLLEKWALNELVIRNASLSSLVVSVFINEQEFEHFRGDGLIISSPSGSTAYNKAVDGALLHPSLEAIQLAEIASINNQSYRTINSALVLPKHHQVELIIMNPEIMLGMDREQGVWKNVDSITCRVGPQKVKFARYKRLTFWDRVRKAFIHG from the coding sequence ATGAAAATCGCAACGGTTTTACGTAATGATGATCATACACGTCAGGTGGATATAAGATTGCGTGAAAAGCTGGCTGCTTCCACTTCGCGTTCCTATCGTTTTTTAGATGCCAATAGTCAAGAAAAACCGGATATGGTTTTGTCTATTGGAGGTGACGGAACCATGCTGGAAGCTGTTCATCAATATGGATTCGAGCCGCATTATATTGGGATTCATACGGGCCATTTGGGATTTTATGCGGACTGGCATCCTGATCAATTGGATGAATTTGCTGAGGCCTTGGAACAGGTAGACCCTTTAATAGCCGAATACCCAACTGTTTCCTGTCAAATTCGCACCAAGGATGGACAGCTATTGGAGAAGTGGGCACTAAATGAACTAGTCATTCGTAATGCCAGCCTTTCTTCCTTGGTAGTCTCCGTTTTTATTAATGAGCAAGAATTTGAACATTTTCGCGGAGACGGTCTTATTATTTCATCGCCTTCAGGTAGCACTGCTTATAATAAAGCGGTGGATGGTGCCTTGCTGCATCCTTCCCTAGAGGCAATCCAGCTAGCAGAAATTGCTTCCATCAATAATCAATCCTATCGGACGATAAACAGCGCACTAGTTTTACCTAAGCACCATCAGGTAGAGCTGATTATTATGAATCCTGAAATCATGCTTGGCATGGATCGAGAGCAGGGCGTTTGGAAAAATGTTGATTCAATCACCTGTCGTGTTGGTCCTCAAAAGGTCAAATTTGCTCGATACAAGCGTCTAACCTTTTGGGATCGTGTGCGTAAAGCTTTTATTCATGGTTAA
- a CDS encoding DUF3886 domain-containing protein gives MAKKRGNRTQNQTKPAQDALASDKSGNSFKDLLGENALSKLKQMEKELKEGKEKQAREEAEKRRKELEEREKNKSFGELLADYEKKGGSKYS, from the coding sequence ATGGCAAAAAAACGTGGGAATCGCACACAAAATCAAACGAAACCGGCACAGGATGCTTTGGCTTCGGATAAATCAGGAAATAGCTTCAAGGATTTGCTAGGCGAAAATGCTTTAAGTAAGCTAAAGCAAATGGAAAAGGAATTGAAGGAAGGAAAAGAAAAGCAGGCACGCGAAGAAGCGGAAAAACGCCGCAAAGAATTAGAGGAACGAGAGAAAAATAAAAGCTTCGGTGAGCTTTTAGCGGATTACGAAAAAAAGGGGGGCAGTAAGTACTCTTGA
- the thiO gene encoding glycine oxidase ThiO, translated as MKSCSDIIVIGGGIIGLAIATELAPVGMTVTLIEKGVFGGEASVAAAGMLAPLKEFTKPGPLLDMGICSLDLYKNWVLELKEATGIDCQLSTAGILTVAMTDMEEEWLQERYQWQKSEGYDIRLLSGKEVQKQEPHLSKMVRQAIYSPHEADINNRLLVEALVIQAKNRHVRLFQNTAVIKLKHTGRKMTGVVTEKGELEANHVIVAAGAWTADILRQVGVNVPVYPVRGQIAAVDSNHLPLSHVVFGKNGYLVPKQDRRIIVGATEDLAGFDRSSTVYGVSKVLTGAMSIVPAISEAPFLQAWAGLRPATADGHPILGPVPNWSGLTLACGHYRNGILLAPITAKLIAEYVSSDETEHMNPFLPNRFSLVSSEEK; from the coding sequence ATGAAAAGCTGTTCAGACATCATTGTGATTGGCGGAGGAATTATTGGTTTGGCGATTGCCACGGAACTTGCTCCTGTAGGCATGACGGTTACTCTCATCGAAAAGGGAGTGTTTGGAGGGGAGGCATCCGTTGCAGCGGCGGGAATGCTTGCTCCTTTAAAGGAATTTACGAAGCCAGGGCCACTTCTTGACATGGGAATATGTTCATTGGATCTTTATAAGAATTGGGTGCTTGAACTGAAGGAGGCTACCGGCATTGATTGCCAGCTATCTACAGCAGGTATTTTGACAGTAGCCATGACCGACATGGAGGAGGAGTGGTTGCAGGAGCGCTACCAGTGGCAAAAGTCTGAAGGTTATGATATCCGATTGTTGTCTGGAAAAGAAGTGCAGAAACAAGAGCCACATCTATCAAAAATGGTACGCCAAGCCATCTATTCTCCACACGAGGCTGACATCAATAACCGTCTGTTAGTAGAAGCCCTAGTGATACAGGCCAAAAACCGACATGTTCGTTTATTCCAAAATACTGCTGTAATCAAATTAAAGCATACTGGAAGGAAAATGACAGGCGTTGTAACAGAGAAAGGGGAGCTGGAAGCTAATCACGTGATTGTAGCAGCCGGGGCGTGGACTGCTGATATCTTACGTCAGGTGGGAGTGAATGTACCTGTCTATCCAGTAAGGGGACAAATCGCGGCGGTTGATTCGAATCATTTGCCTCTTTCCCATGTAGTCTTTGGAAAAAACGGCTATCTAGTGCCTAAGCAGGATAGACGAATTATTGTTGGAGCTACAGAAGATTTAGCCGGCTTTGATCGCTCTTCCACTGTTTATGGTGTTTCGAAAGTATTAACGGGGGCAATGTCAATTGTACCAGCGATTTCTGAAGCTCCATTTTTACAGGCTTGGGCAGGATTACGGCCTGCTACGGCTGATGGACATCCTATTTTAGGGCCAGTGCCAAACTGGAGTGGGCTAACCCTAGCCTGCGGACATTACCGGAATGGAATCCTGTTAGCACCGATTACGGCGAAGTTGATCGCCGAATATGTCAGTTCAGATGAAACAGAGCATATGAATCCTTTCTTGCCTAATAGGTTCAGTCTTGTTTCGTCCGAGGAAAAATGA